One window of the Cryptomeria japonica chromosome 7, Sugi_1.0, whole genome shotgun sequence genome contains the following:
- the LOC131856482 gene encoding probable 2' cyclic ADP-D-ribose synthase BdTIR — translation MASSSTPSHDQIRPKNAFEQLAPCFSVSASTGPWQIFINHRGSDTKYTFANKIQEKLDGVGFRAFLDVEALQPGDLIPAEIQAAMTSASLHIAILSPDYAESPWCLAELAFMLQTPAKIFPVFYHVESSDVRWVQKGIYAHAFSEYGKKGRYTQEKLDEWKTALHNISFRSGYPVNNNEDEATECPRYLENEVEVDETSGHLCKGDYLFYLEGKEKNEEERKVVLICVCLHKSRPISVWSLFFRGSVEVEREKAVVVEGRRERVVEAFYRLLARLE, via the exons atggcttcctcttctacaCCAAGCCATGATCAGATTCGTCCCAAAAACGCTTTTGAGCAGCTCGCACCATGTTTCTCTGTGTCTGCATCTACGGGGCCCTGGCAGATATTCATTAACCATCGCGGAAGCGATACGAAATACACATTTGCCAACAAAATTCAGGAAAAACTTGATGGCGTGGGATTCCGAGCTTTCCTTGATGTAGAAGCACTTCAGCCCGGCGATTTGATACCAGCAGAAATACAAGCAGCAATGACCAGTGCCTCCCTTCACATTGCAATTTTGTCTCCCGACTATGCCGAATCCCCATGGTGTTTGGCTGAGCTAGCTTTCATGCTCCAAACTCCTGCTAAAATCTTTCCCGTTTTCTATCATGTTGAGTCCTCAGATGTCAGATGGGTACAAAAAGGAATATATGCTCATGCATTTTCAGAATATGGAAAGAAAGGCAGATACACCCAGGAAAAGCTCGATGAGTGGAAAACGGCACTCCACAACATTTCATTCCGTTCCGGCTACCCGGTTAACAATAACGA GGACGAGGCCACA GAATGCCCAAGGTATCTGGAGAACGAGGTGGAGGTGGATGAGACGTCCGGACATTTGTGTAAGGgtgattatttgttttatttgGAGGGAAAGGAGAAGAATGAGGAGGAGAGGAAAGTGGTACTAATATGTGTGTGCCTCCACAAGTCTCGTCCTATATCCGTGTGGTCACTTTTCTTCAGGGGAAGTGTTGAAGTAGAGAGAGAGAAAGCAGTGGTAGTTGAGGGAAGAAGGGAAAGAGTGGTGGAGGCATTTTACCGATTATTAGCACGTCTGGAATAG